One genomic region from Equus asinus isolate D_3611 breed Donkey chromosome 10, EquAss-T2T_v2, whole genome shotgun sequence encodes:
- the BABAM1 gene encoding BRISC and BRCA1-A complex member 1 isoform X1, with protein sequence MSAPSSHSGAMEVAEPSSPAEEEEEEEEEGEQSSQPRPRTRSNPEGAEDRALGAQASVGSRSEGEGEAASADDGTPNPPGAGPKPWQVPPPAPEIQVRTPRVNCPEKVIICLDLSEEMALPKLESFNGSKTNALNVSQKMIEMFVRTKHKIDKSHEFALVVVNDDIAWLSGLTSDPRELCSCLYDLETASCSAFNLEGLVSLIQQKTELPVTENVQTIPPPYVIRTILVYSRPPCQPQFSLTEPMKKMFQCPYFFFDIVYIHNGSDEKEEEVSWKDMFTFMGSLDTKGTSYKYEVALAGPALELHNCMAKLLAHPLQRPCQSHASYSLLEEDDEAAEAEATV encoded by the exons ATGTCTGCTCCATCCAGCCACTCAGGAGCCATGGAGGTGGCAGAACCCAGCAGCCctgccgaggaggaggaggaggaggaggaggaaggggagcagTCCTCGCAGCCCAGGCCCCGCACGCGCTCCAACCCTGAAGGGGCCGAAGACCGGGCGCTGGGGGCCCAGGCCAGCGTGGGCAGCCGCAGCGAGGGTGAGGGCGAGGCGGCCAGTGCTGATGACGGGACCCCCAACCCTCCAGGAGCCGGCCCGAAGCCCTGGCAGGTGCCCCCGCCAGCCCCGGAGATCCAGGTGCGGACGCCAAGGGTCAACTGTCCAGAGAAGGTG ATCATCTGCCTGGACCTGTCAGAGGAAATGGCCCTGCCAAAGTTGGAGTCGTTTAATGG CTCCAAAACCAATGCCCTGAACGTCTCCCAGAAGATGATCGAGATGTTTGTACGGACAAAACACAAGATTGACAAAAGCCACGAATTTGCGCTGGTGGTGGTGAACGATGACATAGCCTGG CTGTCCGGCCTGACCTCCGACCCCCGCGAACTCTGCAGCTGCCTCTATGACCTGGAGACGGCCTCCTGCTCTGCCTTCA ATCTGGAAGGTCTCGTCAGCCTCAT CCAGCAGAAGACAGAGCTGCCGGTGACAGAGAACGTGCAGACCATCCCGCCGCCCTACGTGATCCGCACCATCCTCGTCTACAGCCGGCCGCCCTGCCAGCCCCAGTTCTCCCTGACGGAGCCCATGAAG AAGATGTTCCAGTGCCCGTATTTCTTCTTCGACATCGTTTACATCCACAACGGCAGCGacgagaaggaggaggaggtgagctggaag GACATGTTTACCTTCATGGGCAGCCTGGATACCAAGGGGACCAGCTACAAGTATGAGGTGGCGCTGGCCGGGCCGGCCCTGGAGCTGCACAACTGCATGGCCAAGCTGCTGGCTCACCCACTACAGCGGCCCTGCCAGAGCCACGCCTCCTACAGCCTTCTGGAGGAGGATGACGAGGCCGCGGAGGCGGAGGCCACTGTCTGA
- the BABAM1 gene encoding BRISC and BRCA1-A complex member 1 isoform X3: MEVAEPSSPAEEEEEEEEEGEQSSQPRPRTRSNPEGAEDRALGAQASVGSRSEGEGEAASADDGTPNPPGAGPKPWQVPPPAPEIQVRTPRVNCPEKVIICLDLSEEMALPKLESFNGSKTNALNVSQKMIEMFVRTKHKIDKSHEFALVVVNDDIAWLSGLTSDPRELCSCLYDLETASCSAFNLEGLVSLIQQKTELPVTENVQTIPPPYVIRTILVYSRPPCQPQFSLTEPMKKMFQCPYFFFDIVYIHNGSDEKEEEVSWKDMFTFMGSLDTKGTSYKYEVALAGPALELHNCMAKLLAHPLQRPCQSHASYSLLEEDDEAAEAEATV; this comes from the exons ATGGAGGTGGCAGAACCCAGCAGCCctgccgaggaggaggaggaggaggaggaggaaggggagcagTCCTCGCAGCCCAGGCCCCGCACGCGCTCCAACCCTGAAGGGGCCGAAGACCGGGCGCTGGGGGCCCAGGCCAGCGTGGGCAGCCGCAGCGAGGGTGAGGGCGAGGCGGCCAGTGCTGATGACGGGACCCCCAACCCTCCAGGAGCCGGCCCGAAGCCCTGGCAGGTGCCCCCGCCAGCCCCGGAGATCCAGGTGCGGACGCCAAGGGTCAACTGTCCAGAGAAGGTG ATCATCTGCCTGGACCTGTCAGAGGAAATGGCCCTGCCAAAGTTGGAGTCGTTTAATGG CTCCAAAACCAATGCCCTGAACGTCTCCCAGAAGATGATCGAGATGTTTGTACGGACAAAACACAAGATTGACAAAAGCCACGAATTTGCGCTGGTGGTGGTGAACGATGACATAGCCTGG CTGTCCGGCCTGACCTCCGACCCCCGCGAACTCTGCAGCTGCCTCTATGACCTGGAGACGGCCTCCTGCTCTGCCTTCA ATCTGGAAGGTCTCGTCAGCCTCAT CCAGCAGAAGACAGAGCTGCCGGTGACAGAGAACGTGCAGACCATCCCGCCGCCCTACGTGATCCGCACCATCCTCGTCTACAGCCGGCCGCCCTGCCAGCCCCAGTTCTCCCTGACGGAGCCCATGAAG AAGATGTTCCAGTGCCCGTATTTCTTCTTCGACATCGTTTACATCCACAACGGCAGCGacgagaaggaggaggaggtgagctggaag GACATGTTTACCTTCATGGGCAGCCTGGATACCAAGGGGACCAGCTACAAGTATGAGGTGGCGCTGGCCGGGCCGGCCCTGGAGCTGCACAACTGCATGGCCAAGCTGCTGGCTCACCCACTACAGCGGCCCTGCCAGAGCCACGCCTCCTACAGCCTTCTGGAGGAGGATGACGAGGCCGCGGAGGCGGAGGCCACTGTCTGA
- the BABAM1 gene encoding BRISC and BRCA1-A complex member 1 isoform X2, producing MSAPSSHSGAMEVAEPSSPAEEEEEEEEEGEQSSQPRPRTRSNPEGAEDRALGAQASVGSRSEGEGEAASADDGTPNPPGAGPKPWQVPPPAPEIQVRTPRVNCPEKVIICLDLSEEMALPKLESFNGSKTNALNVSQKMIEMFVRTKHKIDKSHEFALVVVNDDIAWLSGLTSDPRELCSCLYDLETASCSAFNLEGLVSLIQQKTELPVTENVQTIPPPYVIRTILVYSRPPCQPQFSLTEPMKKMFQCPYFFFDIVYIHNGSDEKEEEDMFTFMGSLDTKGTSYKYEVALAGPALELHNCMAKLLAHPLQRPCQSHASYSLLEEDDEAAEAEATV from the exons ATGTCTGCTCCATCCAGCCACTCAGGAGCCATGGAGGTGGCAGAACCCAGCAGCCctgccgaggaggaggaggaggaggaggaggaaggggagcagTCCTCGCAGCCCAGGCCCCGCACGCGCTCCAACCCTGAAGGGGCCGAAGACCGGGCGCTGGGGGCCCAGGCCAGCGTGGGCAGCCGCAGCGAGGGTGAGGGCGAGGCGGCCAGTGCTGATGACGGGACCCCCAACCCTCCAGGAGCCGGCCCGAAGCCCTGGCAGGTGCCCCCGCCAGCCCCGGAGATCCAGGTGCGGACGCCAAGGGTCAACTGTCCAGAGAAGGTG ATCATCTGCCTGGACCTGTCAGAGGAAATGGCCCTGCCAAAGTTGGAGTCGTTTAATGG CTCCAAAACCAATGCCCTGAACGTCTCCCAGAAGATGATCGAGATGTTTGTACGGACAAAACACAAGATTGACAAAAGCCACGAATTTGCGCTGGTGGTGGTGAACGATGACATAGCCTGG CTGTCCGGCCTGACCTCCGACCCCCGCGAACTCTGCAGCTGCCTCTATGACCTGGAGACGGCCTCCTGCTCTGCCTTCA ATCTGGAAGGTCTCGTCAGCCTCAT CCAGCAGAAGACAGAGCTGCCGGTGACAGAGAACGTGCAGACCATCCCGCCGCCCTACGTGATCCGCACCATCCTCGTCTACAGCCGGCCGCCCTGCCAGCCCCAGTTCTCCCTGACGGAGCCCATGAAG AAGATGTTCCAGTGCCCGTATTTCTTCTTCGACATCGTTTACATCCACAACGGCAGCGacgagaaggaggaggag GACATGTTTACCTTCATGGGCAGCCTGGATACCAAGGGGACCAGCTACAAGTATGAGGTGGCGCTGGCCGGGCCGGCCCTGGAGCTGCACAACTGCATGGCCAAGCTGCTGGCTCACCCACTACAGCGGCCCTGCCAGAGCCACGCCTCCTACAGCCTTCTGGAGGAGGATGACGAGGCCGCGGAGGCGGAGGCCACTGTCTGA
- the BABAM1 gene encoding BRISC and BRCA1-A complex member 1 isoform X4, producing the protein MEVAEPSSPAEEEEEEEEEGEQSSQPRPRTRSNPEGAEDRALGAQASVGSRSEGEGEAASADDGTPNPPGAGPKPWQVPPPAPEIQVRTPRVNCPEKVIICLDLSEEMALPKLESFNGSKTNALNVSQKMIEMFVRTKHKIDKSHEFALVVVNDDIAWLSGLTSDPRELCSCLYDLETASCSAFNLEGLVSLIQQKTELPVTENVQTIPPPYVIRTILVYSRPPCQPQFSLTEPMKKMFQCPYFFFDIVYIHNGSDEKEEEDMFTFMGSLDTKGTSYKYEVALAGPALELHNCMAKLLAHPLQRPCQSHASYSLLEEDDEAAEAEATV; encoded by the exons ATGGAGGTGGCAGAACCCAGCAGCCctgccgaggaggaggaggaggaggaggaggaaggggagcagTCCTCGCAGCCCAGGCCCCGCACGCGCTCCAACCCTGAAGGGGCCGAAGACCGGGCGCTGGGGGCCCAGGCCAGCGTGGGCAGCCGCAGCGAGGGTGAGGGCGAGGCGGCCAGTGCTGATGACGGGACCCCCAACCCTCCAGGAGCCGGCCCGAAGCCCTGGCAGGTGCCCCCGCCAGCCCCGGAGATCCAGGTGCGGACGCCAAGGGTCAACTGTCCAGAGAAGGTG ATCATCTGCCTGGACCTGTCAGAGGAAATGGCCCTGCCAAAGTTGGAGTCGTTTAATGG CTCCAAAACCAATGCCCTGAACGTCTCCCAGAAGATGATCGAGATGTTTGTACGGACAAAACACAAGATTGACAAAAGCCACGAATTTGCGCTGGTGGTGGTGAACGATGACATAGCCTGG CTGTCCGGCCTGACCTCCGACCCCCGCGAACTCTGCAGCTGCCTCTATGACCTGGAGACGGCCTCCTGCTCTGCCTTCA ATCTGGAAGGTCTCGTCAGCCTCAT CCAGCAGAAGACAGAGCTGCCGGTGACAGAGAACGTGCAGACCATCCCGCCGCCCTACGTGATCCGCACCATCCTCGTCTACAGCCGGCCGCCCTGCCAGCCCCAGTTCTCCCTGACGGAGCCCATGAAG AAGATGTTCCAGTGCCCGTATTTCTTCTTCGACATCGTTTACATCCACAACGGCAGCGacgagaaggaggaggag GACATGTTTACCTTCATGGGCAGCCTGGATACCAAGGGGACCAGCTACAAGTATGAGGTGGCGCTGGCCGGGCCGGCCCTGGAGCTGCACAACTGCATGGCCAAGCTGCTGGCTCACCCACTACAGCGGCCCTGCCAGAGCCACGCCTCCTACAGCCTTCTGGAGGAGGATGACGAGGCCGCGGAGGCGGAGGCCACTGTCTGA